Proteins encoded in a region of the Malaciobacter mytili LMG 24559 genome:
- a CDS encoding arginyltransferase: MQIINEDLEFVEENRECSYFSNEISDMRYRYINKCGIEDYQNMLEHGWRRFGKMHFVPECANCTKCVSMRIDALNYNFSKSEKRVIAKNKNTKLFIQPPSISMDHLQLYDKYHKFMSDKKDWPYHQITPDEYIRSYVQGKEKYAKEFLYFRNDKLIAVALVDILPKSISAIYCFYDHDYQDLSIGKFSILAQIKIAKELKIPYIYLGYWIKDHFSMGYKVSYQPFEVLKNRPSLEEDTIWEKYEL, translated from the coding sequence ATGCAAATTATAAATGAAGACTTAGAGTTTGTAGAAGAGAATAGGGAATGTTCTTACTTTAGCAATGAAATATCAGATATGCGATATAGATATATAAATAAATGTGGCATTGAAGATTATCAAAATATGTTAGAGCATGGTTGGAGAAGATTTGGTAAAATGCACTTTGTACCTGAGTGTGCAAATTGTACAAAGTGTGTAAGTATGAGAATAGATGCACTAAATTATAACTTTTCTAAATCTGAAAAAAGAGTAATTGCTAAAAATAAAAATACAAAACTTTTTATTCAACCTCCAAGTATTAGTATGGACCATTTGCAACTTTATGATAAATATCATAAGTTTATGAGTGATAAGAAAGATTGGCCTTATCATCAAATAACTCCTGATGAATATATTCGTTCATATGTTCAAGGAAAAGAAAAGTATGCAAAAGAGTTTTTATATTTTAGAAATGATAAGCTAATAGCAGTTGCACTTGTAGATATATTGCCAAAATCTATCTCTGCAATTTATTGTTTTTATGACCATGATTATCAAGATTTATCAATTGGTAAATTTTCAATTTTAGCACAAATAAAAATTGCTAAAGAGTTAAAAATTCCATATATTTATTTGGGATATTGGATAAAAGATCATTTTTCAATGGGTTATAAGGTTTCTTATCAACCCTTTGAAGTACTTAAAAATAGGCCTTCTTTAGAAGAAGACACAATTTGGGAAAAATATGAGTTATAA
- the trpA gene encoding tryptophan synthase subunit alpha, translated as MKKLVGYITASYPENSFTVDLALNMKEAGVDILELGIPFSDPVADGPVIEKANLLALQKGFKLKDLFEVSSKIAPNIDTLWMGYLNPFYHYGMENFMQKAKEFGISGEIIPDLPFEEALAYQKLAAKYEQALIAFVAPTHTKERIAQIVKDAKKFIYMVAYAGITGSGKSEDLTEIIKTVKENTKTPLYIGFGVDEKTCKEKAIGVDGVIVGSAFVKYLIDDSLSYNEKINKICLIAKEIKGKINE; from the coding sequence TTGAAAAAACTTGTAGGGTATATTACAGCTAGCTATCCTGAAAACAGTTTTACAGTAGATTTAGCACTTAATATGAAAGAAGCAGGTGTAGATATATTAGAATTGGGTATTCCTTTTTCAGATCCAGTTGCTGATGGACCAGTAATTGAAAAGGCAAATTTATTAGCTTTACAAAAAGGATTTAAATTAAAAGATTTATTTGAAGTATCATCAAAAATTGCACCAAATATAGATACTTTATGGATGGGATATTTAAATCCTTTTTATCATTATGGAATGGAAAATTTTATGCAAAAGGCTAAAGAGTTTGGAATAAGTGGAGAGATTATTCCTGATTTACCTTTTGAAGAGGCTTTAGCTTATCAAAAGTTAGCTGCCAAATATGAACAAGCACTTATTGCTTTTGTAGCACCTACTCATACAAAAGAAAGAATTGCACAAATTGTAAAAGATGCAAAAAAATTTATTTATATGGTGGCATATGCAGGTATTACAGGAAGTGGGAAAAGTGAAGATTTAACTGAAATTATAAAAACAGTAAAAGAAAATACTAAAACACCTTTATACATAGGTTTTGGAGTGGATGAAAAAACTTGTAAAGAGAAAGCTATTGGTGTTGATGGAGTAATTGTAGGAAGTGCTTTTGTTAAATATTTAATTGATGATTCCTTATCATACAATGAAAAAATAAATAAAATTTGTTTAATTGCAAAAGAGATTAAAGGGAAAATTAACGAATAA